The Pseudomonas sp. FP2309 genomic sequence TAATCGCTATCTGCCTCGGCCTGCGTGGTCTGTACGCTCTCAGTTGCCATTGTTGGGCTTGGGAGATGATGCGGATCGGACGTATAGGAACTGGGTCCACGCTTTGCATCAGCAGGTACAGGTGATCTTGACTGTACGCAGTGCGCCAGGTCGGGCACGGAACAAGCGAGTGAAGTCGCCGGTTACTGACTTAACCCGGGCTTCCGCTGTAGCCCGCGTCAGATCTTGCTGACTGCCGTTCGTCTGGATGGTTTGCCTCAAAGTTGCGTCAACGTGCGTCAAAGGTGCGTCGAGCGTATCAACCGAAAAACACCCCTTTTCGGTTTTTCCGGAGCGGGGTAAAAAGTCCCCACGATATGGAATTTGCGCCTTGGCGCTCCCCGAGCACGTGCTGTGCACTCCGTCCTGGCGTTTGTCATGACACTGAAACCCTGCCCCCCCGGCGGGGTTTTCTTTTTTGTGTTCGGCACACTCCTTCACTTGAGGCACAACATGACAAATGAGCAGCAAGCGCTGGCAGAGATGCCGATCTGGTTAGTGATCGTTCTGGCCCTGGTCGGCGGTGTTTCGGGGGAGATGTGGCGAGCCGATAAGGACGGGGCGCGGGGCTGGGCATTGTTACGCCGCCTCGCGTTGCGATCTGGTGCCTGTATTGCCTGCGGTGTGACCGCGATGATGTTGATGATTGCCGCCGGCATGTCGATCTGGACGGCAGGCGCTTTGGGTTGCCTGACCGCGATGGCCGGCGCCGATGTCGCCATCGGCCTTTACGAACGCTGGGTCGCCAAGCGGCTGGGCGTCAGCGAAGTGTCCGCCGAATCGAATCGCTCTGAATAGCTCCCACCCCAGCCACTTATTAAGCAGGTCTCCAGAAATGAATGTATCCAGGCAGCAGCAGATGCTTGCAGGGCAATCTTCTATTGCTCAAAAAATCTTTGGTTATGTACCGATCCAAACGAGCTGGAGCGTTCCCGCTATCTACGCCGCCGTTCAGGCAGCAAAAGCCACTGGTGCCACAGCCCCTGCAATACGCCGTGCTCTTGGCGAGCTCAAAGACGCCGGTCTTATCCGCGAGCCAGTAGCCGGAAAGTTTCAGCGTGATGCCGCCACCCCAAAACCAAAGAAGGAGCAAGTCGTGACTCAGGGAGCCAAGCAGACCATTATTTCGATCAAGAAGCCTGAGGGCGCATTGGATGTGCTGGCGGCACTGTCTGGTGAGGTGGTGAGTCTTTCGGAAGAGTTCAGCAAGCGCATGAAGGCGTTGGCTGGCCGTATTGAAGAGGTAGCCCTATCGGTTGAGGCTGAGCGCGAAAGTAATGCTGAGGCCATCGTCAAAGCCAGACGCCTGCAAGAGGCACTCCGGGAATTTGCGTAAGCACTCGGCTTTGTGAACCCCGGACCTTCACGCGTGCTGGTGTCGACGAAGCGCCTCCGCCTGTGGGGAGCAGGGATGATGCACCGTTTCGGGGCGCCGAAAATCGCCGGGGACCCTGGAGGCATCCGACGGACACGGGGCATGAAACCCGCGGGAAAGCGTTAGCGGATGGGCTGCCAGCTTACTGAAATTCAATCCATTGAAATTGAAAGGTTTCCATTGAAAAGCCGTTGAAAAGGAGGGCTTATGACGGATCCACTCTTTCTGTCTAAAAGCGCTTTCGCGGCTCGCATCGGCAGGACGCCGAGCTACATCACTTGGCTCAAAGGTAACAACCGCCTGGTGCTGTCGCCTGACGGCAAGATGGTGGATGTGCTGGCAACCGAAGCGCTGATCCTCGAAACCGCCGACCCCAGCAAGGTCGCCGTTGCTGCTCGACACCAGCAGGGCCGGATCCAGCGTGACGTTTACAGTCAACTGTCCACCCAGGTCGAGCCGACTAACACGGCTGCGCCGCCGCAGCCCATTACCGCCAAGGGTCACGACTTCCAGAAGGCTCGCGCCATGCGCGAACACAACCTGGCGCAACTGGCCGAGATCGAGCTGCACAAGGCGCAGGGCTCGCTGGTTGCCAGGGATGCGGTTGAGCTGGGGGCCTATAACGCGGGGCGCCATCTGCGTGACCAGTTGTTCGGCTTGCTCCCCCAGCTTTCCCACAAGGTGGCAGCCATGACCGATCCCTGGGACATCGAGAAACACCTGGCGGCCACACTTCGTAAATCACTGGAAGAGGCTGAGCGCATGTCCTCGTCCGACCTTGAACGAGCAATGACAACGAGCTGACCTATGACCACGGAATTTCCTGACGGTGACCGTGCGTACCGTGAGGCGTATTTCCGTGGGCTGCGACCCGACCCAGACCTCTGGATCGACGAGTGGGCCGACGAGTACATGCGCATCCCGCGAGATACCGGCGCCCCTGAACCCGGCCAGTACCGCACGGATCGGACGCCGTACGCTCGCGAACCCATGCGCTGCCTGTCACCGGCTCACCCTTGCCGGCGAGTCATCACCATGGTGGCCTCGCAGCTGATGAAAACCCAGATCGCCTTGAACTGGATGGGCGGACTGATCCACATGGCACCGTCCAACATCCTGGCGCTGTTGCCCAGTCTGAGTCTGTCCAAGCGGGTGTCCGGACGGATCAGCAAGACGATCAAGGCGACCCCAGAACTGGCGAAGCGAGTAGCGGCCAGCCGCTCGCGGGATGCCCGCAACACCATGGATACAAAGGAGTTTGAGGGCGGCGCCTTGTACGTCACCACAGCGGGTTCGGCTGCAAACCTTTCCGAATTGTCGGCACGCTACATCTACGGTGATGAGGTCGACCGATGGGAGAATGACGTCGGCCAGGAGGGTGATCCCATCGTGCTGGCAGAGACGCGGGCGACCAACTTCGGGCGCAATGCCAAGATCTACTTTTCTAGCTCGCCGACGATCAAGGGCGCCTCGCGGATCGCGGACCTGTTCGAGTCCAGCGACCAGCGTTACTACTACGTGCCGTGCCCTTCATGCGGGCATATGCAGGTGCTGGAGTGGGAGCGGCTGCTCTATAGCAAGGACTACCGCACGGTTCACTACCAGTGCGCCGCGCCTGAATGTGACGTCCTGATCGAGGAGCATCACAAGACCGACATGCTCGCCCGTGGCGAGTGGCGTGCCCATGGCAGCGGCGATGGCAAGACGGTGGGTTTCCACCTGAATGCCCTCTACTCGCCGATTGGTTGGAAGGACTGGGCCTCGCTTGCCGAGGAGTTCGAAGACGCCAAGAAGGCCCAGGCCAAGGGTGACATGGGCCTGATGCAGGTGTTCTACAACACCCGACTCGCCAAGGTCTGGGACAGCGCGCAAGAGCAGACTAAGGCCGAAGTGCTGGTCGCTCGGGCACGGCTGGAGACCTACACCCTCGGCAGCATGCCGGTGGGCGTGCTGATGCTGACCGGCGCCGTCGACGTCCAGGCCAACCGCCTGGAACTGATGGTGATGGGCTTCGGTGTCGGCATGGAACGGTGGGTGGTCGACCACCAGGTGATCTGGGGCGATCCAGCCGATGAGCGCACTTGGGCTGTGTTGGACGAAAAGCTCAAGGTTCGCTACCGGCATCCCTGCGGTGTCGCGCTGGCGATCCTGGCGACGGGCGTCGACTCTGGCGGTCACCACACCGATGAGGTGTATCAGTTCTGCCGTGTGCGGCGCTGGCGAAACATCTTCGCGATCAAGGGCGCGAGCAAGCCCGGAAGACCGGTGATTGCTCAGCGGCCTTCTATGGTCGACGTGACTTGGAAGGGCCAAACCGAACGCGGCGGAGCCGAGTTGTGGTTTGTCGGTACCGACACTGCCAAGGACTGGATCTACAACCGCTACGCCTTCGAGGACGGCCCTGGCTCGCTGCACTTTGCCAACGACTTGCCGGACGAGTTCTTCGCCCAGTGCGTGGCAGAGCGCAAGGTCGCCCGATACGTCAAAGGCTACAAGCGTATCGAGTGGGTCAAGGGCAAGGCTGAGCGCAACGAGGCGCTCGACCTTATGGTGTATTGCCTGTCGATGGCGCATTACCTCGGTATCAACCGGTACCAGGAACACGAATGGGAACGGGTGCGGCAAGCGCTGGCTCAGTCCGGTTTGTTCGACGATGTGTTGGGTGTCAAGCCCGTGCAGGGCGAGCGCGTTGACGCTGACGAAATACCGACACCAGTAGCGGCGCGTCAGTCGCTACCCGCACCGCCACCTGCTGCACCTGTCGCCCAACCGCGCCCCGCTGCACCCCCTCAACGCCGCAGCTCCACCAGCGGTTACCTGAAGAGACGCTGATATGTCGTTTACCCCGAAGCACCTCGAAGCCATCGAGCGCGCCATTGCGCGCGGTGAAAAGACCGTGCGCTACAGCGACCGCACGGTGGAGTACCGCTCCATCGACGAACTGCTCAAGGCGCGCGACGAGATCCGCACGTCGCTGACCAACGCCGCCGGACCGCGCTCTCGCGTGGTTCGGCTCACTCACGGAGGCAAGGGACTCTAATGGCCCGACATTATCCGACGCTGACCCGTAATGGATTCTTGCTGCCGTCGAACATCAAGGCCAGTTACGAAGGCGCCGGTGAGGGCCGACGTTCGGCCAGTTGGGAAGCCACCGACAACGGCATCAACAGCATCAACACCCCGGCGCTGCGCAACCTACGGGCACGTTCGCGGGCGGCGGTGCGCAATGACCCGTACGCGTTCAACGTCATCGACAAGCGCGTCAGCAACCTGATCGGCACCGGCATCACGCCCAGGCCGACCACGGATGACGCGG encodes the following:
- a CDS encoding phage terminase large subunit family protein; translated protein: MTTEFPDGDRAYREAYFRGLRPDPDLWIDEWADEYMRIPRDTGAPEPGQYRTDRTPYAREPMRCLSPAHPCRRVITMVASQLMKTQIALNWMGGLIHMAPSNILALLPSLSLSKRVSGRISKTIKATPELAKRVAASRSRDARNTMDTKEFEGGALYVTTAGSAANLSELSARYIYGDEVDRWENDVGQEGDPIVLAETRATNFGRNAKIYFSSSPTIKGASRIADLFESSDQRYYYVPCPSCGHMQVLEWERLLYSKDYRTVHYQCAAPECDVLIEEHHKTDMLARGEWRAHGSGDGKTVGFHLNALYSPIGWKDWASLAEEFEDAKKAQAKGDMGLMQVFYNTRLAKVWDSAQEQTKAEVLVARARLETYTLGSMPVGVLMLTGAVDVQANRLELMVMGFGVGMERWVVDHQVIWGDPADERTWAVLDEKLKVRYRHPCGVALAILATGVDSGGHHTDEVYQFCRVRRWRNIFAIKGASKPGRPVIAQRPSMVDVTWKGQTERGGAELWFVGTDTAKDWIYNRYAFEDGPGSLHFANDLPDEFFAQCVAERKVARYVKGYKRIEWVKGKAERNEALDLMVYCLSMAHYLGINRYQEHEWERVRQALAQSGLFDDVLGVKPVQGERVDADEIPTPVAARQSLPAPPPAAPVAQPRPAAPPQRRSSTSGYLKRR
- a CDS encoding phage head-tail joining protein gives rise to the protein MSFTPKHLEAIERAIARGEKTVRYSDRTVEYRSIDELLKARDEIRTSLTNAAGPRSRVVRLTHGGKGL
- a CDS encoding phage holin family protein; translation: MTNEQQALAEMPIWLVIVLALVGGVSGEMWRADKDGARGWALLRRLALRSGACIACGVTAMMLMIAAGMSIWTAGALGCLTAMAGADVAIGLYERWVAKRLGVSEVSAESNRSE
- a CDS encoding terminase small subunit, which codes for MTDPLFLSKSAFAARIGRTPSYITWLKGNNRLVLSPDGKMVDVLATEALILETADPSKVAVAARHQQGRIQRDVYSQLSTQVEPTNTAAPPQPITAKGHDFQKARAMREHNLAQLAEIELHKAQGSLVARDAVELGAYNAGRHLRDQLFGLLPQLSHKVAAMTDPWDIEKHLAATLRKSLEEAERMSSSDLERAMTTS